ATGGTGGAGCGTCAGCGTCCCCAGGTGTGGGACGTCCTCGAAGAGGTCATCGCCGAGCACCCGGTGCTGCTGAACCGTGCACCTACGCTGCACCGCCTGGGTATCCAGGCCTTCGAGCCGCAGCTGGTGGAAGGCAAGGCCATCCAGCTGCACCCGCTGGTGTGTGAGGCGTTCAACGCCGACTTCGACGGTGACCAGATGGCCGTGCACCTGCCGCTGTCGGCAGAGGCGCAGGCCGAGGCCCGCATCCTGATGCTGTCCTCGAACAACATCCTGTCGCCCGCGTCGGGCAAGCCGCTGGCCATGCCGCGTCTGGACATGGTGACCGGTCTGTACTTCCTGACCACCCTCGTCGAGGGTGACAAGGGTGAGTACGTGCCGGCCGGCAAGGATTCGCCGGAGCAGGGTGTGTACAGCAGCCCGGCCGAGGCCATCATGGCTCTGGACCGCGGTGCCCTCTCGGTGCGCGCCAAGATCAAGGTGCGGCTGACCGATGCGCGTCCGCCGGCCAACATCGAGGCCGAGCTGTTCGAGAACGGCTGGAAGCCGGGCGATGCCTGGACCGCGGAGACCACGCTGGGCCGGGTGCTCTTCAACGAGCTGCTGCCCAAGGGCTACCCGTTCGTCAACGAGCAGATGCACAAGAAGGTCCAGGCCAGGATCATCAACGATCTGGCCGAGCGCTTCCCGATGATCGTGGTGGCGCAGACCGTCGACAAGCTCAAGGACGCCGGTTTCCACTGGGCCACCCGTTCGGGTGTCACGGTTTCGATGGCCGACGTTCTGGTGCCGCCGCAGAAGCAGGAGATCCTGGAGCGGCACGAGGCCGAGGCCGAGGCGATCGAGCGCAAGTACCAACGCGGCGCGCTGAACCACAACGAGCGCAACGAGTCCCTGGTCAAGATCTGGCAGGACGCCACCGAAGAGGTGGGTAAGGCATTGGAGGAGTACTACCCGGCTGACAACCCGATCATCACGATCGTGAAGTCCGGCGCCACGGGTAACCTCACCCAGACGCGCACCCTGGCAGGCATGAAGGGTCTGGTGACCAACCCGAAGGGTGAGTTCATCCCGCGCCCGATCAAGTCCTCGTTCCGTGAGGGCCTGACGGTGTTGGAGTACTTCATCAACACCCACGGTGCTCGTAAGGGTCTGGCCGACACCGCTCTGCGTACCGCCGACTCGGGTTACCTGACCCGTCGTCTGGTGGACGTGTCGCAGGACGTCATCGTTCGCGAGACCGACTGTGAGACCGAGCGCGGCATCATCGTCACGCTGGCCGAGCGCGGCCCGGATGGTTCGCTGATCCGCGATGCGCACGTCGAGACCTCGGCGTTCGCTCGCACACTGGCCACCGACGCTGTCGACGACAAGGGCAACGTTGTCATCGAGCGCGGCCATGACCTGGGCGACCCGGCCATCGACGCGCTGCTGGCTGCCGGTGTCTCGCAGGTGAAGGTCCGCTCCGTGCTGACCTGCGCCTCGGCCGCCGGTGTGTGTGCCAAGTGCTACGGCCGTTCGATGGCCACCGGCAAGCTGGTCGACATCGGCGAGGCCGTCGGCATCGTCGCCGCCCAGTCCATCGGTGAGCCCGGTACCCAGCTGACCATGCGTACCTTCCACCAGGGTGGTGTTACCGGTGGCGCCGACATCGTCGGTGGTCTGCCTCGTGTCCAGGAGCTGTTCGAGGCCCGTATTCCGCGGAACAAGGCGCCCATCGCCGATGTCGCGGGCCGGGTCCGGCTGGAGGAGAGCGACAAGTTCTTCAAGATCACCATCGTTCCCGACGATGGCGGCGAGGAAGTTGTCTACGACAAGCTCTCCAAGCGTCAGCGCCTGCGCGTGATCACCCACGAGGACGGCTCCGAAGGCGTGCTGTCCGACGGTGACCACGTCGAGGTCGGCGACCAGCTGATGGAAGGCTCCGCGGATCCGCACGAGGTGCTGCGTGTCCAGGGCCCCCGCGAGGTGCAGATCCACCTCGTCAAGGAGGTCCAGGAGGTCTACCGGGCCCAGGGCGTGTCGATCCACGACAAGCACATCGAGGTCATCGTCCGGCAGATGCTGCGTCGCGTCACGATCATCGATTCGGGTGCCACGGAGTTCCTGCCCGGCTCGCTCACCGAGCGTGCCGAGTTCGAGACCGAGAACCGTCGCGTCGTGGCCGAGGGCGGCGAGCCCGCGGCCGGCCGCCCGGTGCTGATGGGTATCACCAAGGCATCGCTGGCCACGGACTCGTGGCTGTCGGCGGCGTCGTTCCAGGAGACCACTCGCGTGCTGACCGATGCGGCGATCAACTGCCGCAGCGACAAGCTGCAGGGTCTGAAGGAGAACGTGATCATCGGTAAGTTGATCCCGGCCGGTACCGGCATCGCCCGTTACCGCGACATCCAGGTGCAGCCGACCGAAGAGGCCCGCGCTGCGGCGTACACGATCCCGTCCTACGAGGATCAGTACTACAGCCCGGACTTCGGCCAGGCCACCGGTGCCGCGGTGCCGCTGGACGATTACGGATACAGCGACTACCGCTAGCGCGTAGCTGCGCGAGCAGACGCGAATGTCCCCGCACGCCCGGCGTGTCGGGGACATTTGCGTCTGGGGCTGATGGTCCATCAGAGAACTGGGGCGCCGTTACAGCGTGTGCACGGTCGGTTGGCGACGGCTCCGTCATGGACAGCCATCGAAGTCGCGCGAACCTTGCGCCGGCCGCGTGCCTTGGCGGTGCTCGACGCCGCTGTGCGTAGCGGCACCTGCAGTGCAGCGGAACT
The window above is part of the Mycolicibacterium fortuitum subsp. fortuitum genome. Proteins encoded here:
- a CDS encoding DNA-directed RNA polymerase subunit beta' — its product is MLDVNFFDELRIGLATADDIRNWSFGEVKKPETINYRTLKPEKDGLFCEKIFGPTRDWECYCGKYKRVRFKGIICERCGVEVTRAKVRRERMGHIELAAPVTHIWYFKGVPSRLGYLLDLAPKDLEKIIYFAAYVITSVDDEMRHNELSTLEAEMAVERKAVEDQRDADLEARAQKLEADLAELEAEGAKSDVRRKVRDGGEREMRQLRDRAQRELDRLDEIWTTFTKLAPKQLIVDEVLYRELQDRYGEYFTGAMGAESIKKLIENFDIEAEAESLRETIRSGKGQKKLRALKRLKVVAAFQQSGNSPLGMVLDAVPVIPPELRPMVQLDGGRFATSDLNDLYRRVINRNNRLKRLIDLGAPEIIVNNEKRMLQESVDALFDNGRRGRPVTGPGNRPLKSLSDLLKGKQGRFRQNLLGKRVDYSGRSVIVVGPQLKLHQCGLPKLMALELFKPFVMKRLVDLNHAQNIKSAKRMVERQRPQVWDVLEEVIAEHPVLLNRAPTLHRLGIQAFEPQLVEGKAIQLHPLVCEAFNADFDGDQMAVHLPLSAEAQAEARILMLSSNNILSPASGKPLAMPRLDMVTGLYFLTTLVEGDKGEYVPAGKDSPEQGVYSSPAEAIMALDRGALSVRAKIKVRLTDARPPANIEAELFENGWKPGDAWTAETTLGRVLFNELLPKGYPFVNEQMHKKVQARIINDLAERFPMIVVAQTVDKLKDAGFHWATRSGVTVSMADVLVPPQKQEILERHEAEAEAIERKYQRGALNHNERNESLVKIWQDATEEVGKALEEYYPADNPIITIVKSGATGNLTQTRTLAGMKGLVTNPKGEFIPRPIKSSFREGLTVLEYFINTHGARKGLADTALRTADSGYLTRRLVDVSQDVIVRETDCETERGIIVTLAERGPDGSLIRDAHVETSAFARTLATDAVDDKGNVVIERGHDLGDPAIDALLAAGVSQVKVRSVLTCASAAGVCAKCYGRSMATGKLVDIGEAVGIVAAQSIGEPGTQLTMRTFHQGGVTGGADIVGGLPRVQELFEARIPRNKAPIADVAGRVRLEESDKFFKITIVPDDGGEEVVYDKLSKRQRLRVITHEDGSEGVLSDGDHVEVGDQLMEGSADPHEVLRVQGPREVQIHLVKEVQEVYRAQGVSIHDKHIEVIVRQMLRRVTIIDSGATEFLPGSLTERAEFETENRRVVAEGGEPAAGRPVLMGITKASLATDSWLSAASFQETTRVLTDAAINCRSDKLQGLKENVIIGKLIPAGTGIARYRDIQVQPTEEARAAAYTIPSYEDQYYSPDFGQATGAAVPLDDYGYSDYR